The window tGAGGAGAAAAAGATAGAACTTGAAAAGGGCAGGCTGCATTTTGAAGGGTTTGTATGCTATTCACTTCCACCTTCAACTTTATGTTGGGAAAAGCACATGGAGGCATCAGTACACGAGTCAAATATAGCCATTCGGTGATGTTACACATTAGACTATCATTACAAATCAATTTCCCTTGTATTGAGTTGATGTGTAGAATGTTTCCCTTTGTAGCCAAATTAGAGATTTTTCGGTTTGAGTTACAAATTAGTAGTGATTCATATATTGAAGAAGTATTAACGCGCTTGTGGTGTtaaaaatcatctcaaaatgACTATAAGATTTGACAAAGCAATTCTCGAATCATTTTGGGGATATAATACTCATTTCTTcaatcacatatatatatatatatatataattgacgAGTATATCTAACGAGTGCACATCAGACACTTGTTACGATGTATTCTAGTGTAAAATTTTTAAGCGCTTGGCAAGTGTCATTTCCGTTCAACTGGGAAATGGGAATCATAGCATGCAAAAGGTACCAAACAAGTGtagcagatttttttttttttttttcgcaacGGTAGATgtcctataacctaatctaACCTAATTTAGGGGGAAGGGATAAGGGGAGATGGTCAACTaaaaccaatcacatattatggCAAATTTGAGGGAGGCAGGGGTTAAACCCCTGATTCCAGCATCACTGAAGAGGGTGATAACCACTGGACCAAATTGACAGTGGCAAACAAGTGTAGCAGATTGCTTATGTTAAACTTGGAACTCTCAGTCAGTACTGTTGCAGAAATTCTAAAGCACAGTCGAGTCCAAGACACAACATGACGGTATAACCACCTCCACATAATTAATTAATCAAAGCAGTTTAATTGACGGGACATTTTTTTaagccaaaaacaaaaaaaagttagCTCGAATTTCTAGGCAAAAAGCAAAAGATACCCACCTAATTCCTCACTTAACTTTTTAAGAACGAATTTTATACATTTTCTTTCTGGTAGAAAAGGATGTGTCTGTGTACCTCATATTGGCGGTATAATACTCGTCTGGTCTACAAAGTCTATAATGATATTCTGAGGAGGACCGAGCAGACTGCTCATCTCATCTTCATATAATTGCATTGTACTATTCTaaaacaattgcaaaatttttctCCCTTGTTTTTTTGTCGGCAATAAGAATAAAATTGGAAAGTATAATGCACTGCAGTACCCAATCAATGCTCTTCTTTTAtccaagaaaatgaagaagaaagaacagTCAAAGGTGGTTGTTTGTCTGTTTGTTTGGatggagtattatttgaaataattactgtaacacctTTTGTAATATGACGTATGTTAGATAAAAAAGTatggttgaaaatataaaaatatgagttgaaaaatatatttatgatacaagcgGAATATTATTTAGGATTTACCGTCTGGTAAAAACGACAGCAGTGCAGTGGACTAGACATTTTCTACTGACTCGTAGAAGTTAAATTTGGAATTTTGGTAGTCAAGTGGAATAATACTAGTAAGGTAATAGATATGTATGTAGAACCAAGTAAAACTTGGATCCATTCAAATCACTAGAATGTTTGTTAGAGCAGCATCATTTGCTGTTGTGGATCAATCGATAATTATATATGCTGTTGTGGGTTCCGCTTCAGCTAATGTCAAGATTAACTCTCTTTTTAAGTGCAATTTAAGTAACAAAGAAGTTAAAAGAACGAGAGAGGGAGTCAGATAGAAATTGGAGTGACAAAGAGGTAGAAAGTGTTCCATAGCCCTCAAGGAATGCTCCAACCCTAGTAATGCATATCCACTTCAGTTATCTTTCTTCCGCGAGCAATTGATTACTAATCAATTTCCTTGATCTTTCTCGATTTGTCATAACCGAAAAAGATGTGTGCTCAGCTCATTTGAGGGGAAATTAGCATACAACTATCAAAGACATAAACTAATAACAATTCTAGTTTCATCTTTTGAGTTAATAAATGACTAGAATGGCAAGTATAAAGACATGGGAAAGGAACAAAACCAACTACCATCAGCCAACCAAAAATGCATTAAACTTTGCAGAAACCTAGCCAAATGAATTTAAATGTCGTATGCCAAAgtatcccttttattttcttttacgtGTAGAGCATAAACATATATAGTTTTGTCTATCTTAAGCAGTCGAGATATTTCTAATTCGACTCTCAAgttcttaaaattttttgtttaaaatatgcATATACAGACACAGTCGGGGTAGGAGGATAGAATTGTCGTGTGATTGGTGCAAGACGATCAAGAGGCTGTCTTTACCCCCGCATTTGGCGCTGATGTGTAATTCTCAGTTCTCCCGTAGATGGACGGATAGATACTCTACTCCCACTAGTACGTACTATATCTATATGTGCTGCGTCGAGCCATCTGACTGACTGACTTGTTGAGTGTACAAAACAAATACCACTAAAAAACCCAGTCAGATCAAAATATCAAATGTGTTTCTTGGCCTTTGGGTCTCCTCCAACCCCGTAGGCTGCTCTtggccttttctacattttttctcCCACTCCACAGTCTATACACCCACTCTTTTGGAGGGCGGGGGAGGAAAATGTAACACGAACAAATGTGCAAGTAGCATGCAATTGACTACAGTACAACAAACAAGTCCTTATAAAATGACCACAATTATCACTCCTATTATTAATTACACGTTCCTCTTTTAGGCCTCCTCCACCCGACTCCCCTTGTCTTTCTCCCTTCCAAGGCTTCGACTTTATCCATCATCAATTTAACTTGCTACAACTGCAGCAGCACTATGGAAAGCCAGAGGGGTCCTCTTCTGAATTGGCCTTACTTCTACCAAGGAAAGGTTAGGCATTATGTATATCTTCAATCCATTCATTTGATCTGATGAGAATTGTAATGTGTACTAAAGATGTTTGTTTGGCTGAAACAGGGCATGGATGAACTGAGGCAATCACTTCTGCTGACTACTATGGAGCTGGAGAACACGAGGCTAAAAGCACAAGAGGAGCTCAAAATGAGAGATGATCAGCTATTTCAGCTCAAAGATTTGCTCTCAGCAGAACCATCAAAGAAAGGGATGAAGCACAAGAACAATGCCAAAGACTCGTGCTTGATAAGCTACTGCTCCAGCAGCAGCAGCTGATGCTTCACGCCAGAATCAGCAATCAGCACCCCTCTCTGGAATTTCAAGCATCGAAGATGAGCccagaagaggaggaggaggaatggACTCCAACAACGGCTTTTCTTCCTCCGACTGCGAAGAAAGCATTGTTTCATCGCCAATTATTGAGCAAAATCCGCCGCAAGAATTGACTTATCAGCTTCAAGTTCAACCACAACATCCCACAGCAGAATTAGACCCAACATTGCCTATTTTGACAGACAGGCCATTGCCTGAAAAAGGGCAGTTCTTGCAAGCTGTTATGAAAGCTGGGCCGTTGCTTCAGACACTTCTTTTAGCTGGCCCTCCCCCACAGTGGCGCCACCCCCCACCACCACTCGACTCCTACCAGATTCCACCGCCACCTACACCTCCAACACTATCGGGTCACTCCCTAAATCAAGATTCTTTACTCACCATTGCTGCCTACAATAGTAACATTAACAACTGTGGCAGAATGAACAGGAAAAGGGGTTACTTTGAGGGCTCTGATTCTTCAACTGAAGCCAAGTATCAAAGGCTCGTTCTTCAATGACTAGTAGTGCCGTTAATCTACTTCCACCCCATAAAGCAGAGTGATACAAGTAGTTCTTTTCTTAGAGGAGGCTTGGAGTACGATTTTGGAACCTGGGGTCAACTGTTCATATACTAGCATTCTGTACATAGTTCAGAAATTCTTGAGTTAAGAGGCTGAAAAGATCAGAGTTAATCAGCTGTAGGAGAAGACTAGGGAGACAGGGATGTTTGTTGTGGTCCTGTTTTTTTACTTTTCAGCTTGTTTCTGCCTCAGTATTGGTTGGTTTGTCTGCTTCACCAGTGTCAAAATTCCCTCTACCTTGTGCAAAGGGGATTTGATTTTCCAATATAATTACAAGGGGATATTTTGCAGATTCGACGTGCAATTCAAATATTGTTGAGTTTGGTTAAGTATGCAAGTAATAATGCAACAATTTTGTCGCTCATAATTTAGTCATGATGCAGATATATGATGAATAAGAAATGCATGCTTGTGATTTGCTCAAGCGAAAGGGGCTATCAGCAGAATTAACTTGACTAGCAAGGTCGTACAAACGTTCACTCAACCTGCAATGTCTGATGTTCCACCAGCTATAGTTTCTTGACAATGTGTCATGCAGTGGGAGGTGGGAAAATAGAGTGGGGAAAGAGGGGTTGTGGGGGTTTGGAGGAACATCAAAATGTTTATGTAAACGGAACATCAaaatgtttttttaaaaaaaaaaaaaaaagaagatcatGAAAAATGGTATTTTAGAACGTGGATTGGTTACATTGGAGGATAGCAGAAGGCCATAGCCAAGAGCCGCTAGGTCCAGGAGAGCCTTGTTGTCGGGTCGAGTGGTTCCCACAAATCAGAATCAGGATCTACTACTTGTGTGTGATTTATTATTTTAAGTGGATTTGATGCATCTCAAATCATTTTTAGGTACATTTTGATCCAAAGTTTTCTTTAATACTGCTGCTACTGCTTTCCCCATTTCTCCATCCACCCCCACTCCCCTCATATTTGGTTAGCTAATTCCAAAAAGTTCAGTAATTTTCTTGTGCCGGTCAATTACAGAAGTCCAAAGCAAAGGCAAATACAAGTGTGAGTGCGTGCTGCAGTTTCTTTCTTATGTTCACAGGACATCCAATTGTTAATAGACTAATAGTATGGACGCAGGGAATAATCCAACCTCGTCCTTTGGGCTGCTTCTAAGTGTTGCCATTTCAGAATATAGACTTCGGAAGTTTTCACTGCCGTTTCCTATGGTCCGAACACAAGCTACAAAGGCcaattttgcatttttcatttctcttccTTGTCACTATCCTTCTAAAAACAACCAATTTCCAGCTCATGGGAGTGCGGAGCAAGGCAAAGAAAGAGCCTCTACtcagaagaaaaatgaagagtcgagtcgagtcaagAGTCTAAGGTCCGATATTTTTAGTAGAACCATAGAAGATCAGCTATCAGACATTTTTAGCAGTGACTTGCTACATTTGATCATGCGCAAGTGTGAAAGAGGATAACGGTTTAGGCATCTTGCAAATGTTCTCGACTCCTGGGGTAGACACTTTAGACCAGAAACTCTCTTCTCTTCGTTGCAAAAATTAACGGCAGAGTTTCAAAAAATCCAATCCGCCCTGGTGGCAGAAGTTTCTGCTACCTGATGATGACTAGAAAGAGTCAGATGGAAGTACTAACGCGATTGCGGTTCTTTGACTTCAAAAGTCTTTTAACGAACTCTAGCAGCCTCCAAAGGGAACGCTCTCAAGCTTGAGACCCATCCTTTTCAATCCCATACCTAACCTACCCCCATCCATGCCTAATGCGCGTTTAACCAACATCATTGCCAGGTTTACTAACGTTTCCAAATCCCACAGCAGGCACAGCAAGTAATCATTGGTCCCAAGAACCCAAGTCTGGTGCCCCAAAGAAAATTTGAGAATTGATAGAGAAAGACAATATCGTGCTAATCACCCCAGACGTAGATATGAAACTGTGAAGAGGCATTCCAGTTGTATCACAACTGGTAAACTTGAAATCCAAAACCCAACTGCGTTTTCCCGTGGAAACGCGATGTCTTCTTCCTCTTGACAACATATGCACAAGCAGGTCAAGTAAATACTCGGTCTCCAGCTGTAACATGTGCCATTTTCTAGAACACATTCAGACCAAGTAATAACCTGAGGGATAATGCTCCCACCGTATAAGCAACAGTCTTGGAAGTccgtctttctttttctttttttccgccttctttcctttgcccagATATAGATCAAATTATACATGTAACAGCTGGAAACTGCTAAAGCCAGATTTTAAAATGAATCAACAGATTATATGGGAAAACTGGAACAGCAAATAAAAGGTTCCGAGTATTGCAGCGCATCTCTATCTTTCATAGCAATAGAAGAAAGTTTACAGCAGATAGGAGGGTCTGCAACTTGAAAACCAGAACTGTCACCTCTCGAATTTTGGGTATCAGTATTGGAAGGATGGGAAACCAGCATTAGAATGATGACAAACTTAATACCAAAATGGCAAAATCCTAAATGTGTGCGTGTGTGCGCgcgtgtgagagagagagagagagggaatcCCCACCAAACAAACACACaccaccacaaaaaaaaaagttgcaagACACGGATATGATTGTGAAATAAATACAGGGTTTTTATCTAAAGATGCATGCAATCAAAAGTATCTGGACAGGTTTTAACATTATTTTGGTAGCTGTGACTCATAAATcataattcaagaaattaaatgGGTTTTAAATGACATGTGCCATCGGTTATATTACTCGCACTGTGAATATTACTTAGATCAGTGAAACCAATGCATCAAATTTGACAATAACACAAGTTTGCAGAGGGCACGACTTACTTTTGTGGATGCCCAGACATGCACAATAGGCATCATTTCTataaatgaactaaaatatCCAACTAATTGCTTTCATTATTGCTCATCATCATCGCGGTTACTTTGATTGTGTTTCTGAGCTCTATAAATATCTGCTACCTGCAATCCAACAACAATTCAGAAAGAGGCCCAGGCAACATTTCATTAATGTGCGAAAGATTATCAGTGAATTAATAAAGAACCAGCAATCAAAAGATTTTTCTTTACCATATCAGCAGAAGAGGCATCCTCTGGATTCTTATCTTCTCGAACCCGTAGTAAACGTGGAAACCGAAGAGAAATTCCCTttggaaaattaaaattaacaagGTGAAGGGATATCAGATTTGAATCACAGGAACAAAATTTTTCATTGTCTAAGAATAACTCACGATCTACATAACAATAATCTCAACACCCGGTTTACCACTAGTTTGGTATGTCAGAGGAAAAAAAAGTGTCACGATGTGGCATGAAGTTCAACAGCCATATACACTTTCCTTTGGGGCACGACGAGGGGCAGCACTCCCTCCAAAATTGAATGAAGTCTAAAGATTTTACCATGTACATAATTTATTTTCAAAGTAGTCCTTTTTGACAAAAGGGTTTGCCCCTTCTAATGTTTTAAAAATCTTATAGCACTTAACAGAGCACCGCAGCCCCCCCACCcccccaacaacaaaaaaaacacCCAGCGGCTAACAAAAAGTCTTGGTTTTGCCAATGCTTGCAAAAAAGGATAGAATGATagaaaaagggaggagaaaaTGACCAGTAAAATTAATCTTAAGAGCTTAATCAAAGTATGATGGATTCACTGCCAGGAAGTTCAGATGTATTCTTTAACTTAATTGTACACGCTTGGAAGTAAACAAATACCTTGTCTGAATCCACAATACCAGTAGCAGCACGATGAACAGGACTGATAGTCAGATCAGCAGCTTTTACCTCCCAAACCTGAAGGAGTATGACTCAAAAGATCACTGTATGAGGCAGAACAATAATCTGCATAAAAAAGGAGCATGCTAGAAGAAAGTCTATATTCACAAGGAACGGGATTCCCACATGTACAACACGAAGAATGCTAATAAAGCATCCAACTTAAGTCTAAAAAAATGGATGTATCAAACAAAACCCATAGAGCAAGAAAACTTCGCTCCCAACATTTCTTCCTGAGTACAGAAACACTCTGGAAAAGAATATCACAAAACATTGGCATAGAATTATTGCATAATTCATTACGATCAATGAGAATCTCACAAAAGAATAGACATTGAGAGATTATGTGAGCCAGCTGGCACTGATGTAAAAAGCAGAgtaatgaaaaaaaggaagaaaatcacAAACAATGAACAGAAAAGGAAGCAGAGGATAACTTATACTACCTCAATAGGTTCAAACCATACATCTGGATTGATTGTATCTGAGTACCGGTAATAAGACTGGGATATCATTTAAATCCAGAAACATGTCAGAATCCGTATAAGGTTTACAGAAATACAAAATTCTTCCTATTCAATGAGGAAGTAAATGAAATACCTTTGGCTTGGGAATAACTTTAGAGCGCAAGCTGGCAGAGCGCTCTTCAAGCACAGCTTCAGAAAATCCAGTGCCTAAGCACAACCAAGAAGTTTCTTATCACTTGATGTCAAGGGATGTATGTATTTAGAGTTTAGACAAAGTAATTGAAGTTTCCTATCAAGGTAAATTTCACAGTGAACCATTAAGTAGGCACATTACCAATTTTACATATGCTCTGGAATTCTTCGTTGTTGACATCATAACAAGCAAGGAGAAAGGCTCCATAAACACCTAAAAATGGTTCAACAAAGTTATGAAACCAACTTCCAATAAATGCAGCAATACAAACCCAATTAAAAAGCAAAAGAGTATACACTGGTAACTATATCTGAAGCTAGGGTGAAGAATGTCAAGCATAGTGACACAAATCTGAATCTGAGCCAAAATAAGCGAATAATCACTTAGTGTCCTCTCAAAAATATGATATGTCAAATTACCAGTACGTTTTCCCCGGCCATGGAAAGCAGCAATGGGAACCAAATCCAGTGAGTCACCCGTACTGCAGATCATATAAGGTGAAAAGTAAGTTTTCATCCTTGGTTGCTTTTCAAATTTCTGTAGTAATCCTTTCTCGTCGAGGCTACTACAGCATGCCATGATCATTCAGTTTCTATATTTATGTTTGACCTTCTTCTTGACATTCCAAATCAATTACTCGGGGCAGAAGTTCAGCAAATTTAAGGTTGATCTAGTATTTCATCCATCCCTTTAAATGTGTGCTTGCTACCAATCCAGTATTTCATCAATCCATTGAATGTAAATTTGCCATTTTTTGGATGTATCGATTTACCTAAAAGGTAAAATTGCTGAATAATTATGCCCCAAAGGAATAGCCAGTGCTGTGAGTTCAATGCACATACCTATCCATGTAATCATTTTTCAACTTCAGCCAGTTATTTGACCGCTTGGAAGGCTCATACGTGGCATCTTTCTTCAATGTCTTAATTATCAACCCCTCACAACTGCAAAGATGGATAGACAAAATAACAAACAGTTCTTGTAGAATCTGTAGAAACATTTTTGTTGATTCTGCAGAAAGAAGCTCCAAGCTAGGAGCCCTCAGGTGAAGCTAAGCACATCTCAACTTTGAAGCCagaaaaaagggagaaactactACTTCTTAGACAAATAATATTACATTTCACCACCTATTAATGCagggaaaaaaagggaaaaagaactCCTTAGACCACAGCACATTAGGAACATATAGCAAGAAAAAATGACAGATGTACAGAGAAAAAACTGAATTAAATTATCTAACTAGTTGACTTTTCTGACCAGCCAAAATTCTAGTGCACTAGAAGCCATAAGGTTGGATGATCTTATATTGCACTAGGCAAGCATAAGATCATCGAATACAACAGGTTTGACCTAACAGAGAGAAACTGTATTGTACAAAACTTTGTCCACAGGCAAAAGTTGACAGATATAATAATTACGATTCCGCCAAGTGCAGAAGTCAaagattaaaaaagaaaaattctaaCAGTAAATAAAGTAGATTAAGCCAATTAGTAACAATACAATAAGGCCACGACAGGAAAATGATCTTGAACTCTGCAAAGAAGAGTTACCTGGCATCAACAGCAGCTTCAAGGAACTTCTGTATTTCCTCAAGATCATTTGATGTTACTGCTGTAGCAAATTGAAAAAAGCCAGGTTCTTCCTCAAATGACTCGTAAAGATGCTGCATAAAACCAGTCATAAAGAGTAAAGGAAAATAACATGACTACTAAAAGGTCGACAATCAGCATTAAAGATAATAGCCTGAGACATGTTTACTGAGCAAGCACTGTCATTTGGattctttttagtttatttCATCGTGGGAAAAGGAGAGGAGGAGAGTCACAAGACGTTCTTTATGCGATACTCAAAACATTTTGGTCAAACCATTTTAGTAATTTgactttaaataaaaaatccaagAGTCTTTTTACCCAACGCTAAAAGCAGATAAAGATATTAACATCATTGAACAAAAATTAGCATACCTGCCTTCGACTGTCAAGCTGTGCTTGTAGAAGAGGTTGGCCATTGATATACAAGATATCAAAAGCATATATGCAAACACCAACCTTTATTTCACTCAAGACCACATTTTTACGAGCCCGTGTGCTGAGGACCTGCCACCAATTCAATACTTTTAAGTCTGAATTTGTAATACCATTCTTACAACTCTAGTCATATTAGTAGCCCAATTAGTAATGAATCTACCCTTAGTCATATTcatcaaaatttcaccaccttCAAATATTTTAGAGCAGACACTGGACAGATCAAATTGGCCGAAACTTTAATACCTCAACAGTCAAAAATCTCCAGTTCCTatcaaagaaaatcaagaattttATGACATCAACTGACTCAAATGAAGCACCTGAAATAGATGCAAGAAAGAACTTGCACGTGTAGTTTTAAGATATCCCATAGGGGGACTGAAGGTGTTGGGAAGCATTTCATGGGCCAGGCCCCAGGCATGCCCCATTTAAGTTCATGATGAGATAGCCCATAACAGATAGCCCTAGGATTTTGAGCATGCTCAATACCAAGATGATTCTTACAGCACCCAAAGTTGACGAGTTCACAAACGAAAAACAAAGATGACTCGACCACTTTCTTCCCAATACAGGATTGAAGGAGATTTGTTACTTTGCCAATTTAATACTTCAGCATTGATTGTACATAAATTATTAACATTGTATATGTTGTTGTCATATGCCACAACAAAGATCATGAAGGCTACACAATAAGCAATGCTAGAGCCAGAATGGGAGACTTAAATCAGTTAGCAATCGATTTTTCTATTTAACTTCAATTGTTCTGATGTGCTAGCATAGTTAAAAGGACCACTTCAGCAGGCCCATGACAAAATCAGATTTACAAAGATCTTGCACTTAGGCAAGCTCAATATTACAGAAGTAAACAGTTCACCTGGAAGGGgagaatttttttcttctcacgATCAAATGCAACAATTTCACAATCAAGAACAAATGAGGTTACAGACGGCCTTTTAAACCTGCAATAAAACAGCTAAATGTCAGGAAAATTGAGAGAGATTTTCTGGCAGACTTGTAATGTTAGTAGGGAACAACTAGTCATTCTTAAAAATAAGCTCTACTGATATACTCTCATACCCAACTATGTAAATTATGTTTCTGCTCATTAAGAAAGCAATAGACTACAAAAACCCATCATGAGAAGGCCCACCACAGCAGTGAAAGTACAGTGCTAAGCTCAGACAGCCTTACTCAACCAAGTAAAGAGACTCTTCCTGTTCATCAAACCATTAACCAGCTTGTGACGGCATGTTCCAAATCAAAGTTGGAATGGGCTACAATAAAAGTACCTTGAAATTGCATCCACAACATCAGGATACTTTCCAGTGTTTCTTTCTGCATTTCGACTATATATCTCCACTGTACCATCCTCCATGTAGTGAATCTGCAGGACATGGTTAGACAAACACACACCACCAAGACTGTGAAAGGAAAGGCATATAACATAGGCGTCATGTCTAGTTTCTTGCTACCTGAGCACGTTCTCCATCATACTTGTATTCACAGGTGAATTCAATATCCTGAAACTTATCCAATATTTCAGAAACTCCCTTAGTTGGTTTTGCTAGCATAGGTCCAACAGGAACACCAGGTGAAAAGCTACATGTCTTGGGAAGATCCCATACACCATCAGCAAGAAGAGCAGGGATTATTTTATCATAGACTGGAATTACCGAGTAAACTTGTTTCACGATTTTAGCAGCCTGAGGGAAGGAAAGCAATTTCACAACATGTTTATGCAATAAACAAAAAACTCTCTTAAATTTGCACATAGTATTAGCATAATAATAAAATCTAATTAAAAAATTGATTCAAACTCTCTCAGAAGTTTAAATTCATGCCAAGATACCTCTTCTAAAGAAGAATCTATATTTGCAGGAGTTGAAGATTGCTTATCAGCATAAACTGCAGCATGGCCCAAAGCAGCTAACAGAGTTTGCTCAGCTAAACCAATGCGCAGTTTCGCCTGCATGTAGAGTTCAAGAATAATTTTCAGGGATTAAAGGTGCCAATTTGTGATATTAGATCTTCAATTGTCTCACCTGGAGCAGACGAATCAAGTACTGAGGTTCACAATCAGTAGCAGCAACCAGTAGTGCCTTGATatgattctttttcttc is drawn from Coffea arabica cultivar ET-39 chromosome 1c, Coffea Arabica ET-39 HiFi, whole genome shotgun sequence and contains these coding sequences:
- the LOC113714367 gene encoding DNA ligase 1 isoform X2: MFVAKALDAISKESGRIAITAIVCNMLRTVMETTPEDLVAVVYLLANRIAPAHEGLELGIGDASIIKALSEACGTKEAQIKKQYKESGKDSQEKKKNHIKALLVAATDCEPQYLIRLLQAKLRIGLAEQTLLAALGHAAVYADKQSSTPANIDSSLEEAAKIVKQVYSVIPVYDKIIPALLADGVWDLPKTCSFSPGVPVGPMLAKPTKGVSEILDKFQDIEFTCEYKYDGERAQIHYMEDGTVEIYSRNAERNTGKYPDVVDAISRFKRPSVTSFVLDCEIVAFDREKKKILPFQVLSTRARKNVVLSEIKVGVCIYAFDILYINGQPLLQAQLDSRRQHLYESFEEEPGFFQFATAVTSNDLEEIQKFLEAAVDASCEGLIIKTLKKDATYEPSKRSNNWLKLKNDYMDSTGDSLDLVPIAAFHGRGKRTGVYGAFLLACYDVNNEEFQSICKIGTGFSEAVLEERSASLRSKVIPKPKSYYRYSDTINPDVWFEPIEVWEVKAADLTISPVHRAATGIVDSDKGISLRFPRLLRVREDKNPEDASSADMVADIYRAQKHNQSNRDDDEQ
- the LOC113714367 gene encoding DNA ligase 1 isoform X4, with the protein product MFVAKALDAISKESGRIAITAIVCNMLRTVMETTPEDLVAVVYLLANRIAPAHEGLELGIGDASIIKALSEACGTKEAQIKKQYKESGKDSQEKKKNHIKALLVAATDCEPQYLIRLLQAAKIVKQVYSVIPVYDKIIPALLADGVWDLPKTCSFSPGVPVGPMLAKPTKGVSEILDKFQDIEFTCEYKYDGERAQIHYMEDGTVEIYSRNAERNTGKYPDVVDAISRFKRPSVTSFVLDCEIVAFDREKKKILPFQVLSTRARKNVVLSEIKVGVCIYAFDILYINGQPLLQAQLDSRRQHLYESFEEEPGFFQFATAVTSNDLEEIQKFLEAAVDASCEGLIIKTLKKDATYEPSKRSNNWLKLKNDYMDSTGDSLDLVPIAAFHGRGKRTGVYGAFLLACYDVNNEEFQSICKIGTGFSEAVLEERSASLRSKVIPKPKSYYRYSDTINPDVWFEPIEVWEVKAADLTISPVHRAATGIVDSDKGISLRFPRLLRVREDKNPEDASSADMVADIYRAQKHNQSNRDDDEQ
- the LOC113714367 gene encoding DNA ligase 1 isoform X5 yields the protein MKDWSLGLGMLRLLRLCPRRAEQKKHKLRSSTRNLVRIVKRRKRIISRHYWLLLLIAKLRIGLAEQTLLAALGHAAVYADKQSSTPANIDSSLEEAAKIVKQVYSVIPVYDKIIPALLADGVWDLPKTCSFSPGVPVGPMLAKPTKGVSEILDKFQDIEFTCEYKYDGERAQIHYMEDGTVEIYSRNAERNTGKYPDVVDAISRFKRPSVTSFVLDCEIVAFDREKKKILPFQVLSTRARKNVVLSEIKVGVCIYAFDILYINGQPLLQAQLDSRRQHLYESFEEEPGFFQFATAVTSNDLEEIQKFLEAAVDASCEGLIIKTLKKDATYEPSKRSNNWLKLKNDYMDSTGDSLDLVPIAAFHGRGKRTGVYGAFLLACYDVNNEEFQSICKIGTGFSEAVLEERSASLRSKVIPKPKSYYRYSDTINPDVWFEPIEVWEVKAADLTISPVHRAATGIVDSDKGISLRFPRLLRVREDKNPEDASSADMVADIYRAQKHNQSNRDDDEQ
- the LOC113714367 gene encoding DNA ligase 1 isoform X1; protein product: MFVAKALDAISKESGRIAITAIVCNMLRTVMETTPEDLVAVVYLLANRIAPAHEGLELGIGDASIIKALSEACGTKEAQIKKQYKELGDLGLVAKASRSSQSLMRKPEALIVVKVFDTFRLIAKESGKDSQEKKKNHIKALLVAATDCEPQYLIRLLQAKLRIGLAEQTLLAALGHAAVYADKQSSTPANIDSSLEEAAKIVKQVYSVIPVYDKIIPALLADGVWDLPKTCSFSPGVPVGPMLAKPTKGVSEILDKFQDIEFTCEYKYDGERAQIHYMEDGTVEIYSRNAERNTGKYPDVVDAISRFKRPSVTSFVLDCEIVAFDREKKKILPFQVLSTRARKNVVLSEIKVGVCIYAFDILYINGQPLLQAQLDSRRQHLYESFEEEPGFFQFATAVTSNDLEEIQKFLEAAVDASCEGLIIKTLKKDATYEPSKRSNNWLKLKNDYMDSTGDSLDLVPIAAFHGRGKRTGVYGAFLLACYDVNNEEFQSICKIGTGFSEAVLEERSASLRSKVIPKPKSYYRYSDTINPDVWFEPIEVWEVKAADLTISPVHRAATGIVDSDKGISLRFPRLLRVREDKNPEDASSADMVADIYRAQKHNQSNRDDDEQ
- the LOC113714367 gene encoding DNA ligase 1 isoform X3 is translated as MFVAKALDAISKESGRIAITAIVCNMLRTVMETTPEDLVAVVYLLANRIAPAHEGLELGIGDASIIKALSEACGTKEAQIKKQYKELGDLGLVAKASRSSQSLMRKPEALIVVKVFDTFRLIAKESGKDSQEKKKNHIKALLVAATDCEPQYLIRLLQAAKIVKQVYSVIPVYDKIIPALLADGVWDLPKTCSFSPGVPVGPMLAKPTKGVSEILDKFQDIEFTCEYKYDGERAQIHYMEDGTVEIYSRNAERNTGKYPDVVDAISRFKRPSVTSFVLDCEIVAFDREKKKILPFQVLSTRARKNVVLSEIKVGVCIYAFDILYINGQPLLQAQLDSRRQHLYESFEEEPGFFQFATAVTSNDLEEIQKFLEAAVDASCEGLIIKTLKKDATYEPSKRSNNWLKLKNDYMDSTGDSLDLVPIAAFHGRGKRTGVYGAFLLACYDVNNEEFQSICKIGTGFSEAVLEERSASLRSKVIPKPKSYYRYSDTINPDVWFEPIEVWEVKAADLTISPVHRAATGIVDSDKGISLRFPRLLRVREDKNPEDASSADMVADIYRAQKHNQSNRDDDEQ